The nucleotide window GAATTTTATAGGAAGTGAAAACAGGAAAAATTTTCATAATATTGAAGAGATTTTGGAGTTGAAGTTTCTTGAAGACATTTCTTATGAAGAATTGGAAAAACAATATAAAAAATCTGTTGCTGAAAAGATGTGATAAAAATGAAACTTTACATATTACCTGGATTACTTATAATAATTGAAATAAGCTTTTTAGTGTATGTTATTGCAAGAGATTGTAATAAATCTTTCAGAAAAGTTGCAGAAAATATGAAAGAAAAAATTATTGAAAAAATGAAACTGAATCTTAATACGGAAACAAAAGATTTTTCAAAAAGAAGTTATCTAATTCTTTTTGGAATAGTGGGTTTTACGCTTTTTATGGATAATAAAATGGTTGTTGTAATTTTAATTACGGTATTTATGATTTTTCTTTTAAAATTAAGGATATCGTATGAAAAATTTGAAAAGCTTTTTATACATTATAAACCTTCTTTGAAAAAATACAATATATATCTGTCGATACTTCTTTTGATACAGACAATTACAATAATTTTGACAGTTTTATTTGCAGGTTGAGGGAGAGAAAAGAAAAATGTCGGATATTATACTTAATATAAATTCAGAAAATTACAATTATATCATGATTGATAGTATTTATAGGAAACTGTTAAATAGGATAACAGATGTGGAATTTGATTTTAGAAATGATGTAAAAGATGTAATTAATGTAATTGAGAGTATATTTTTAATAAATGTTAACGGAAATAATATAAAACTGGAAAGCAGATTTTTTTTACACCTTCTGGTTTTTGGTTATTTCATTGAACTTGAAAACAGTGAAAATGAAGGATTTTATAAAGTAATATTGAATAACTTTATTAAGGAAAATATGGAATCTTACGAAGAAAAATTACGAAAAATACGAAAAATAAGTGGAATGCATTTTGAAAATGAAAGCAGAAAAAAATTATACGATTTATTGAAAGATATTTATAAAGTCAGTGAGCAGATTTTTGTATTGATTGTTAGTGATGTTGGGAAAAATCAGAGAGATAAGATATTAAAACAAGTAATTCAAAAGTTTAACTCATCTAACAGAGAACTGGATAGTATAATTAAAGAAAAAGTTTCAATGGATATAAAGATAAGAAAATGTTATGACGAAATTGAAAGAATATTTGATACATTCAATATTACAGAAATTAAAGAATATAATACAGAGGAAATCAATATCGGAACGTATCTTTTAAGGATAATAAAAGACAGTATAAAAGCTATATATATTAATCTCATTATAGAAAGGGAGAATCCTGAGAACAGTTTAAAAATTTTTTTTAATTCCAATACGTGGTTTATTTATTTTTATAGCTTACTTATTACAAGGTATAAACAAGATAAATCTAATCTTTTAAAGCTCAGTCAAAATATGGATTTTTTGAAATTTGGAGCAGATACATATACTGTAAATAAAGTTATGAGAGATTTTATAGAAAAAAATAATTTGAAAGAAATGAAAAAAGAACTGAATCCGGAAATTTTCTATTTTCTTTTAGCAACGGGGTGTGGCAATAAAAGTATATACAGTACTACTTCCATAGACGGAAGCTGTATATCCGAAGTAAATTTTGCGGATGAAAATGGAAATAAAGTGTTTGAAAAGAGTCTGAAAATATATAAATTGAATATCGATTTTGCAATACTTGACTTTGTAAATATGCTTTTCATGAATGATAATAGAAATTTAAAAAGATATATAACAGAGTTTATAGAAAAATTTTATGCAGGGATAGAGCAATACAATGAAATTGAAGAAATATCTGTAGAAGTGGAACAGGCTTTAAGTAATATTTTTAATAATCTTGAAAAAAGTATGACGGTAAAGTATAACGAAATAAAGAACTTATACAGTATGAGTACAAAACGCCAGAAAATAAATATGATAAAAGAATTTATAAATATTCTTATACAGAAAGTAAATAAGGACCTTAACAGTAAAAAAAATATACTGAGAAATTATAAAATAGCAGTTGAATATCTCGAAAAACATATGAAATGCGAAATTCAGATAAGTAGAGATAAAATTTCTAAAGATGATATATTTATAACTCATAATCTTACAGATAATATAAGACTCGAAAATGAGAAAATAATGAAAAAAATAATGAAAACCGATTTCAGAACAATTGAAGAACTGATAAGCGGATATTCGGCAGATATCGAGAAAATAAATGGAAAAAGGAATGAATCTGTGGAAATTCTCAAAGAAAAGCTCATAAAAAAGTATAAGAATAAAAGCAAAATGGCTGTAAAAGTCAGCATAGGAACAGACATAAATGAGCAGGACGATACAAATCTTATTATATATATGAAGATTTTCTTTCTTATAATTATTTACAATAAGATAAAAAATAGTGATTACTTTCTTAAATTAAACGGGAAATTAAAAAAAATATATTTAAGTGTTGTGACGGATGTAATATATATGTTGAATTTAAAAGATAATTTCTTAATACAGAATTTAACTTCTATAAAAGAATATGATTATCTCCGAGAATTTTCCGAAAAGACGGAAAGTTATTTTCTTTCACTACATTTAAATAATGAAGAAAATATAAAAAAAATCAATCGGGAAACAGTAAAGGAAGCCGAAGAACTTCTGGAAGTCTTCAGAGATGCTCTGATGGACAGTTATTTTTATTATGAGGAAAGTTGTAGCGAATTAAGGGGAAGTGAAAATATTTTCGGAGAAAAAGAACAATATTCGGCAACTTTCACTATGAAAAATAGAAATACATTTGATAAAGATATGCAAAATACTGTGGATTGTTTGATTCGATCTTTTGATTTGAACAAAATATTTGTCTAAGGAAGGAGATTGTGGTGAAACTCAATAAAAACGACTTGATAAAGGAATATTCCGAAAAAGAGAAAATTCCCTTTTCAAAAAGTAAGAAACATTTTAACAACATTTTCAAATTGCTTTCGCAGGAAATAAAAAAGGGGAATACTGTTATGATAAGTGGACTGGGGAAATTTATTACAGATGAAGAAGGAAAAAGGATTTTTAAACCTTCCATGATATTAAAAAATAAAAAAGAAGAAGATTTGAGTTAATTTTAATTAATAATCTAATTAAAAGGAAAAAAGAAAGGAAAACATCAGATGAAGAAAAAGCTTGAGCTATTTATTGAAAACAAGCATAGTGAGTTAAGAAAAGTAATGGATGATACGAGAATTTCCAATTTTCTTGAAAAAAATGAACTGGACGAAATTTATGATGATAGATTTCTTGATAATAAACCGCTTGTTATGAAGTTTCTCGAAATACTTCTTTGTATGTATTTTCAGCATAAAGGGGAGAAAGTTATTATGAAAATAAAGATTGAAAAGCTTGAAAAAGAAATCAGTGAATTAAGAAAGAAAAAACAAAGGGAAGGATAGAAAATGACTCTGGTAGGAACAATTTTTTTCAATAAAGAGAAAATAAATTTTCTGTTCACAATGGGAGAATTTGGGAAGAAAAAGATTTATCTTGAATATAAAGGAAAAATGTATGATTTACGATATCTGACTAATACATTTAAAACTGAAAGTTTCTTTTTAGCTATAAAGACATATTATGACAATGGTACATTTGAAAAGCATGTTAAAAAAGTTTTAGATAGTCCGGAGTCGGAAAAACAAGTATTCAAATTTATTGACCTTGTTATAGAGATGCAGTTATCTGATAAAACAGAACACAATTCAATAATAACAAAAATAACGGAACTGGAAGTTGAGTTTGATGAAGAAGAAGCTAAATTTCTTATTATAGCAGTTACCGGAAATAAAATAGTACATAAAAATGAAAACAATATGAGCTTTTTTTATAAAAAAGTTAAAATAGAACTCGGTTATTACAGTTCGAATTTAAACAAAATTATAAATCTGATAGGCTCGTATATAGATATAAAAAAAGGATATCGGATAGTTGAGATATTTGAAATGAGTGATTTAAGATGTTTTACTGAGAGAAAAGAAAAAACGTTGTCAAATTTTGAAGAAACAGGACTTTTTTCTTTAAAACATAACGGAATAATTGATAATACGGTTAAAGAAAAGTTATATGAAGAAATAGAAAGCAGGCTAAACGATATTGTAAGTTATGAAATGTTGAAAGAATTGGTAGAATATTAAAAGGAGAAAGAGCATTTATGAAAAATTTAAAATTGAGAATAATAATATTATTATATTTTGCGGTTTTGAATGTTTTTGGTAAAATACCGTTTTCAGTGAGGATTGAAAATCAGTCTTTTGAAACGGTTCACAGACTTCCAGGTTTTAAAAATGAAGTGAGAGACGGTATAAATTCTTATACTGTAAAAGTTCTGAAAGCAGATGAGATAACGGAGGATTATTTTATTTTTGGAAAGGACGTAGTAATAAGAAGTGATTTGTATACTTATTCTACAACAAAATTTGAAAATGCAAATCTAAAAAATTATGAAGATGAAAACTCTATAAGATTTAAGAATAATGTATATTTTAGGAAAGGTGCAGTAATAAATTTCAGAACAAATGTAGAAAAAAATCTTGGAGATTTTATAAATTTTGAAAGTATATCCCTTGAAGGTAGTGAATTGTTTATAGATATAGCGGATAATTCGGAGATCCCGAGATTTTTAAAAATACCTTTATTTGTAGTTCCTGAAAATGAAATAACTCTTAATGAATTTAATGTAAGGTTGATAAAGCCTCTTATAATAGGAGAAGCGGAGTATGTAATCAAAAGTGAAAGTACGGGAAAAGGGAAAATACTTTATTTTATAGAACCGCTTTATAAAAACGAAGAAATTGCACAGAAATATGCACTTATGGAACGGAAATGCATTGATGTAAAACATGGTATTAAAAAACTGCCGGAAACAGCTCTTATAAGGGAAAAAATAACTACATTTAAAGAAAAAGGAAAAAGATTTATATTTACAAGTAATATTATAGATTTATTTATCAAATAGGAGAGGAAAATGAGAAAAATTATATGGATTCCGATACTGATTATAGCAGTTTCAATTTATGGAAAAGTTAAAATTGGAAGTTCACATTTTATACAAAGAACATTTACAACGGCAACTACTGAAAATGCTAAAAGTGTTCTTGACAAATATTTTTCCGATTTTGAATTTGGAAACAGAAAATACAGGCTTCTTTTGACTGATGATAATAGAACATATTATTATATTCAGGAAAAAATCGGACGATATAGTAACATAGGGGTTTTATTTATCCCAAAAGGGAAAAGGATAATTTGTCAGAAAGAAAAATTCTGGATTACTTCGGTTTTCTTTGATAGTAACGGACAAGTGAAAACTTTTGCGAGAAAAGAAGGAATATGTACTAAAAAATCAGCTGAAAGAGTTCTTACATTACCGGGAAAAATGGATATGTCCGAAATAGAAAGTCTTAATATAAATTTTGCTGAAAAGGTGTTTATAGACAAGAAAAATGCCGAAAAAATATTCAAATAAAGGAGAGAAAAAGAAATGAAAAAACGACCGATCTTTTCATCTCTTATGGATGAAATGGAAGTAATGGGAGTACCGTTGACTACATTTAAAATTATAATGGGACTTACGGGTATGCTTTATCTGATTACTCGAAATTTTATGTGTTTTGTAATTGCATGGCTTCTGATGATAGCTTGCCGTCTTATATGTTTTTCAGATATGTACAAGATAGATTTACTGTTTAAGCATTTAAAGGAAGAAGACAAACTTGATGCATAAATGTAAATGATATTTCATTGTAACGGATTTAGGGGTTAAAATTTTTTAAATAAAATTCCTTTGAAGTATATATGGTTTAATTAAAATTAAAAAAATAAAGAAAAAATTATGAGAAATAAATATTGAGGAAATAATATATTAGGGAAAGAAGAACGGAAAAAATGGTAAGGCGAATTATCCTGCCGGCATTAGCTGCTATATTTAGTATTAATGCAATGGCAGATGAATTTTTTCTTGGAGGACATTATAATTTTCAAAGAAAAACAGATGTTAATATTAATGGAACTAAGAAAATCAGTCAAGGGTTTAATCTCAGAGCTGAATGGCTGCCCTTTGAGAAAAATAACTTTAAAGTGGGAGCAGGTGTAGCATACGAATTTAATTTTAAACAGAAAAATGATAAGACAAAAGAAACTTTAGGGAATATTGCTTCAGTATATGGAGGGGTCAAACCTGAATGGAAAATTAACAGTGAATGGAAAGTGTATAATAAATACAAGCTTGGACTGTCATTCAGTTCAGAAAAAAATTTTGAAAGAATGGGGACATATGTTAAAAGTTCGGGGATTAAGTCAAGATTATATACGGGAATTGAAGCCGGGTTCGAGTGGAAAAACTTTTCGTTAGGTTTGATTTATGATATAGATCATAACGGTGTGAAGTATGAAGGAAAAAGCTCCAGAGTTCATCAATTGGGAATAACGATAGGATATGTATTTGATAATGGAAAAACAGAGAAATCGGAATTTATATCTATGCTTCCTGTAAAAACCGTATCAGGAGTTGAGAAAAAGGAAACTCCGCAATCAGTTTTAGATAAAGAAGAAAAAAATAAAGAAATAAATAAAAAAACAGAAACGGACTATAGAAAATGGTTTAGTTTTGATGAAGAAATAAATAAATAGTTCATATAATAAAAAGGAGAAAAAATGATGAAAAAATTTAAAAACATTTTAACAGGAATACTGATTATATTAGGGGTAGGATTTCATGGAAATGCAGTGGCTAAAAATAATTTTTTAAGTGATGAAGCAATATCAAAAATGCAAGTAAAAAAACTCATATCAGGAAAGCAGGATGCAATAAAGAGAGTTGCTACAACTTTTGATTTTTATACAGATAGTATTTATGATGTTTATGTGACACCTGATTTTGTAACAATGATTAAGTTTGAGCCTGAAGAGGATATAGTAGCAGTTATAGGAGGAGACAATACAAATTTTGAAATGGAGCAGGAATTTGGAGGAGCTGACAATTCAATTTATCTTTTTATAAGACCGACTGATTTGGATATAACGTCAAATGTAAATGTAATGACAAATAAAAGAATATATATGTTTAATCTTTATTCCACTCTTGAAATATTCAATCCTCTTGTAAAATTTAATTATCCCGTTGCAGGGAATACTATGAAAACGACAGTTATTACAAGAAATGACAGAAATATGTCATCTGTAGGCAAAAATTCTATAATGGTAGATTTGGAAAAGATAGATTCCAATTATTTAATATCAAATAAAAATCTTCCTTTTTCTCCTACACAGGTATTTACAGATGGAGTAAAAACTGTAATAATAATGCCTGAAAATATACAAGAAGCTCCTGTAATAATGGTTAAAGGTGTAGGAAGTAAGGAATTTGAAGTAGTAAACTTTGAATATGAATTTAATAAAATAATTGTACATAGAAAAATTACTGAAGCTGTTCTTAAATTAGGTAATAAACAACTGACTATAAAGCATAGATAGAAAAGGGGACAAAAAAATGTATAATAATAGAAATGATGATTATAATATGGATATAATGGCTGATGATACGGATGAAATACAGTTTTTTGATGAAGATGAGGATATAGGTAATATATCCGATTTTGAAGAAGACGAAGAAAAAAATCAGAAAGGAAACTTTTCTTTCGACGGAAATGATAAAAGAAATAAGGAAAAGAAGCCCCTTGATAAGAAAAATCTTCTTGTAATTGTGATAGCGGCAGGAATGTTTCTTATACTGGGACTTCTTGCCATACCGGGAATGATAAAAAAATCTGCAGAAAAAAAACAGACTGAAAGTGTACAGAACAAAAGTGAAGAGCAACCGGTATATACAGGAGAAACAGATTCTATTACTGCGAATGAAACAGGAAATCTTGATGTAGGAGGACAGCAAACACAGGATGCGACAATAAATATAAACGAGCCGTGTGATACTGCTAATCCCGATAATCCGGCAAATATAAATAATCCTAACTGTGCCAATATAATCACGAGTCAGGGACAGAACCAGAATTTTCCTCCTGCAACGGTACAACAGCAACAAGCTCCTGCATATTCTTCAAGTCCATCAGTAATACAGGAAATTCCTGAACCGTATAAGCCTGAACCTTATCAGTCGAGAAATATACAGAAGCCGTCATCAGGTTCGTTAAATTCCTTTTCAGGAGGGAATTCATCTTCAGGAGGAAATTTGTCGAATGGACGTTCAAATATACAAGCTTCCAATAACGGAAATACATTACAGGGTCAACAGGGAATACAGAATGAGACAGGAGGCGGTCGGCAGCAGATAAGAGTAAGACCTAAGATACAGCCAAAAGCTGACGGAGTAAATACATTTTCACTACAACAGGGAAGTTATATACCTATTGCGATAACTACTCAGATGAATAGTGATAATCCATCATATTTTATGGCGATAGTGTCGGAAAATGTATATTCCAAAGATGGAAGGCATAAAATACTTATACCTATGGGAAGTAAGCTGATAGGGAATTACATGGCTTTAAAGAATAATAATGATACGAGAATGTTTATGGTAGTGGATAAAATAATACTTCCTAATAATAGAATAATAGCATTTGATAATGCCAATATAATAGACCTTAAGGGTGAAATCGGAGCAAAAGGTCAGCTAAATACGAAGTTTCTCCAAAGATTGGGAAAAACTCTTCTTGCCGTTTCATTCAGTGTTGCAGACTTTATTCTTGATTACAGGAAAGCAAAAGCTTTGGCGAGAAATTCCGACAGGGTTACGAGAGCTACTTGGGAAGCTCTTGTAAATGATCCCGTCGATTCTGTAAGGGATACGATGGATGTTATAGATAAATCTTGGAATTCCGTAAAAAATCGTATAAAAATTCCTATTGGAACAAGGCTTAATGTTCTTACAGGAAATGAAATAGTTCTTGAAGAATATAGAAAACGAACTTACTAGTGAAAAATTCCGTTTGTATCAAGAGAAATTTCAGGATATGGAATTATGTGATTTTAAAATAAGTTAAAAAATCCATAATAAAGTTTATAATATTTTTTATCAATATTTACAGTGAGATAAGTTTAAAGTGAACTGAAAATAATATGATAATTATTTCGTATAAAGTCAGGTGGACTTTAAAATGAGTTTCACTGTATTGTTTTAATACAGTTATTTTAATAATATAAGATAAAACATACGACCTCTCAAAGTTAAATCTGAAAGGAAATAACTTAAGAGGTCGATTTTTATATTGCTTAATAAGACACCAAAATTTTTTCAGAAAAATTTGAAAAGTTTTAAATCTTGCAAAACATAAAAATAGATATATTATATAAATATAGGGAGAGGTATATATGATAAAAAAAAGACATTTTGATATTATAAATTTTATTTTAAATTCGGGAAATCAAGCAAGTATAAAGAATATTTCAGAACTGTATGATATAACAGATAGAAGTATAAGATATGATATAGATGAGTTAAACAGTTTTTTTCAAAAGAAATACGGCAGGGAAATAATAGAAGTTGCTAATAATAAATTAGACATACTTTATTCAGAGGAAAAAATAAGAGAAAAAATAGAAAATATAAAACTTGAAGAATATTCCATGTCCGAAGATGAAAGAGTGGAGTTACTTAGTTATGAGATTTTTCTTTTAAAAAATCATTTTATATTAAATTACTTTTCAAGAAAGTATAATTTCAGTAAATCGACTTTAAGACAAAGCCTTAAAAAGTTAAATGAAAGGACTTCGAATTATAATGTTTCAATAGATATGGATAATAAAGGATATAAAGTAAATGGAAATGAAATAGATATAAGAAAGTATATTATCAATATTTTACGTTATTATTTTAAAATAACAAAGGAAAATAGTCTGAAGTATGTTTTGTTTAAAAAGATTGTGGAAGAATTTTTAAATGTTTCCCGATGGAAGCGCTTTACAAAAATAATAAGGGATATTTCTGAAAAAACGAAAAAAATTGTTAGTGATGAAGCATTTGAAACTTTGGAGATTTTTTTATCAGTTTCAGAAATTAGGAATAAAAAAGGAAAACTTATAAAAAATGAAGTGGAAAATAGGAATTTTTTGATAAGAACTCCTGAGTTTAGAGAAATATCGAAAATTTTAAAGAAAACAGAAAATATTTATAAAAAGGATATACTTTATTTTACTGATTTTTATTTAGGTTCTTATTCTTATAATTTGGAATATTCATATTTTCTTAACTGGATTATGATAGAAAGCATGATAGATAAGTTTTTGGAAAATTTGAGTATAAAATTACAGATAAATTTAAGCAGAGATGTGATACTGAGGAAAGAACTCCTGAATCATTTAAAACCGGCAATTTATAGAATGAAAAATAAATTACCGTTAACAGAGTCGATTTTAGAAGATGTAAGAAATACTTACTCTAATTTATACGAAAAAACGGAGGAAAGTTTAAAAAATATTTCTCGCTTTATAAATATTCCTTTTGATAATGAAGAAACTGCATTTATAACGATAATGATTCAAAGGGCTGTAGAAAGGAACAATTCGGGACATATTTCTCAAAAAGAACCGAAAGTCCTAATAGTATGCGGTCTCGGATATAGTAGTTCAAGATTTTTATATGAAAATATTAATAATCGTTTTCAAGTAGATATAATTGATATTATCCCTTTTAATCAGTTGGAAAAGTATGATTATTTAAAAAAATCCGACATTGTCATATCTACATTGGATTTCAGTCTGGAAGGAATAGATGTTATAACGGTTAATGCTATTATGAATGAAGAAGATATTATAAAATTAAAAAACTATGGATTAGTAGAAAGAAAAAGAAAAATAAAACTGTCTGAATTATTAAGTTCCATAAAAAATATTTCTGATGAAGAAAAACTAAAAGAAAAACTAATGGCTAATTTCGGAGAAAATATATATGATGATACAAAACAGAAAAAAAACGGGGAAAAAAGTTTTAGAAATCTGATATGTTCAAGTAGTATAAGGTTAAACGTGGAAGTTGGAACTTTAGATGAATTGATAGAACTTACAGGAGAGATAATGGTCAGTTCGGGACTTGTAACTGAAGAATATATCGAAGAACTGAAAAATCAGGTTACTCAATATGGGAAATACATTTTAATAACTGACAGGACAATCTTACCTCATGGTCAACTTCTGAAAAATGTTAAAAAAACGGGATTTTCAATAGTAACTTTAAAAAATGGAGTTGAGTTTTTTGGAAATAAAATAAAAATTGTAATATGCCTTGCTTCAAGGAATAAAGATGAACATCTTCAGGCGGTTCTTGAGCTGAATGAATATCTTAAAAAGACTGAATTTGAAGATGAATTGTTAAGCAGCAAAACTTCTCAAGAAGTGATGGATTATTTAAAATATTTGGAAGAACAGGAGATAGAATAATGAAAGATTTTATAAATAAAGAAAATATTATACTTAACTTTGAAACAGAAAATAAAAGTGAGGTAATAAGAAAAATGGTAGATACTATATCTGATCATGTGCTTATTGACAGAGAAAGATTTATTGAAGATATTTTAAAAAGAGAGGAAATCGAAAATACCGTTGTAGGGTTTAAAGTGGCTGTTCCACATGGAAAGTCAGACTATATAAAATATCCTAAAATAGTTTTTGCAAAGCTGAAAAATGAAATATTTTGGGGGGATAATGAAGAAAATGTAAAATACGTATTTTTGTTGGGAATTCCTTTATTCTCTGCCGGTGAACATATAGATATTTTAATGAAGTTGTCTAAGAAGATTCTTGATGAAAAATTTAGAGAAAATCTGGGAAAAAAGAATGATAAAAATGAAATATTAAAATTAATTTTAGAATAAAGGAGATGGAAAAAACATGAAAAGAATTGTTGCAGTATGTGCTTGTCCTATGGGACTTGCACACACATTTATGGCTGCTGATTCACTGGAAAAAGCGGCAAAGGAACTGGGAGTGGAAATTAAAGTAGAAACTCAGGGAGCTGACGGTATTCAGAATGAGCTGACAAAAAAAGATATAGCCGAAGCTGATGCTGTAATTTTGGCTTTGGCAATTACACCTCAAGGTATGGAAAGATTTGAAAATTCTGATTCTTACGAGATAACTTTAAAAGAAGCTATAAGAGAAGGTAAAGAAATTTTAGAAGAAATAATAAATGAACTTTAATTCTAAAAAATAGAGGAGGTATTTAAAATGGCTAAATTGAAAAGAAGAAAAAACGGTTTCTGGCAGGAGTTTTATAAACATCTGATGACGGGAATATCATATATGATTCCTGTATTAATAATGGGAGGACTTATAGGAGCATTTTCACAAGTTGTTCCTTATGTAATTTTTAAAATTGATCCGAGTATTTCTATACTTGATGCCGTTAAATCAGGACAATACACAGGAATGAGTTTGCAGTTATTGAAATTGGCTTCGCTTATGGAAAGTTTCGGATTTACACTTTTTGGATTTGCTATTCCTATGTTCGCTGCATTTGTTGCTAATTCAATAGGAGGAAAAACTGCACTTG belongs to Leptotrichia sp. OH3620_COT-345 and includes:
- a CDS encoding PTS sugar transporter subunit IIA, which produces MKDFINKENIILNFETENKSEVIRKMVDTISDHVLIDRERFIEDILKREEIENTVVGFKVAVPHGKSDYIKYPKIVFAKLKNEIFWGDNEENVKYVFLLGIPLFSAGEHIDILMKLSKKILDEKFRENLGKKNDKNEILKLILE
- a CDS encoding PTS fructose transporter subunit IIB codes for the protein MKRIVAVCACPMGLAHTFMAADSLEKAAKELGVEIKVETQGADGIQNELTKKDIAEADAVILALAITPQGMERFENSDSYEITLKEAIREGKEILEEIINEL
- a CDS encoding DUF481 domain-containing protein; its protein translation is MVRRIILPALAAIFSINAMADEFFLGGHYNFQRKTDVNINGTKKISQGFNLRAEWLPFEKNNFKVGAGVAYEFNFKQKNDKTKETLGNIASVYGGVKPEWKINSEWKVYNKYKLGLSFSSEKNFERMGTYVKSSGIKSRLYTGIEAGFEWKNFSLGLIYDIDHNGVKYEGKSSRVHQLGITIGYVFDNGKTEKSEFISMLPVKTVSGVEKKETPQSVLDKEEKNKEINKKTETDYRKWFSFDEEINK
- a CDS encoding VirB3 family type IV secretion system protein translates to MKKRPIFSSLMDEMEVMGVPLTTFKIIMGLTGMLYLITRNFMCFVIAWLLMIACRLICFSDMYKIDLLFKHLKEEDKLDA
- a CDS encoding HU family DNA-binding protein; amino-acid sequence: MKLNKNDLIKEYSEKEKIPFSKSKKHFNNIFKLLSQEIKKGNTVMISGLGKFITDEEGKRIFKPSMILKNKKEEDLS
- a CDS encoding TrbI/VirB10 family protein, coding for MYNNRNDDYNMDIMADDTDEIQFFDEDEDIGNISDFEEDEEKNQKGNFSFDGNDKRNKEKKPLDKKNLLVIVIAAGMFLILGLLAIPGMIKKSAEKKQTESVQNKSEEQPVYTGETDSITANETGNLDVGGQQTQDATININEPCDTANPDNPANINNPNCANIITSQGQNQNFPPATVQQQQAPAYSSSPSVIQEIPEPYKPEPYQSRNIQKPSSGSLNSFSGGNSSSGGNLSNGRSNIQASNNGNTLQGQQGIQNETGGGRQQIRVRPKIQPKADGVNTFSLQQGSYIPIAITTQMNSDNPSYFMAIVSENVYSKDGRHKILIPMGSKLIGNYMALKNNNDTRMFMVVDKIILPNNRIIAFDNANIIDLKGEIGAKGQLNTKFLQRLGKTLLAVSFSVADFILDYRKAKALARNSDRVTRATWEALVNDPVDSVRDTMDVIDKSWNSVKNRIKIPIGTRLNVLTGNEIVLEEYRKRTY
- a CDS encoding transcription antiterminator, translating into MIKKRHFDIINFILNSGNQASIKNISELYDITDRSIRYDIDELNSFFQKKYGREIIEVANNKLDILYSEEKIREKIENIKLEEYSMSEDERVELLSYEIFLLKNHFILNYFSRKYNFSKSTLRQSLKKLNERTSNYNVSIDMDNKGYKVNGNEIDIRKYIINILRYYFKITKENSLKYVLFKKIVEEFLNVSRWKRFTKIIRDISEKTKKIVSDEAFETLEIFLSVSEIRNKKGKLIKNEVENRNFLIRTPEFREISKILKKTENIYKKDILYFTDFYLGSYSYNLEYSYFLNWIMIESMIDKFLENLSIKLQINLSRDVILRKELLNHLKPAIYRMKNKLPLTESILEDVRNTYSNLYEKTEESLKNISRFINIPFDNEETAFITIMIQRAVERNNSGHISQKEPKVLIVCGLGYSSSRFLYENINNRFQVDIIDIIPFNQLEKYDYLKKSDIVISTLDFSLEGIDVITVNAIMNEEDIIKLKNYGLVERKRKIKLSELLSSIKNISDEEKLKEKLMANFGENIYDDTKQKKNGEKSFRNLICSSSIRLNVEVGTLDELIELTGEIMVSSGLVTEEYIEELKNQVTQYGKYILITDRTILPHGQLLKNVKKTGFSIVTLKNGVEFFGNKIKIVICLASRNKDEHLQAVLELNEYLKKTEFEDELLSSKTSQEVMDYLKYLEEQEIE
- a CDS encoding TrbG/VirB9 family P-type conjugative transfer protein; translation: MKKFKNILTGILIILGVGFHGNAVAKNNFLSDEAISKMQVKKLISGKQDAIKRVATTFDFYTDSIYDVYVTPDFVTMIKFEPEEDIVAVIGGDNTNFEMEQEFGGADNSIYLFIRPTDLDITSNVNVMTNKRIYMFNLYSTLEIFNPLVKFNYPVAGNTMKTTVITRNDRNMSSVGKNSIMVDLEKIDSNYLISNKNLPFSPTQVFTDGVKTVIIMPENIQEAPVIMVKGVGSKEFEVVNFEYEFNKIIVHRKITEAVLKLGNKQLTIKHR